Within Metabacillus sp. KUDC1714, the genomic segment ATAATTGTGTTGCAATCTCCACTCGAATCATGTAAAGTAGTAAAAAATAGTAAACCTTAAAAATTTCATACATTTCTTATCAAGAGAGGCAGAGGGACTGGCCCTATGAAGCCTCAGCAACCGGTTCAAAACGAGTGAAGATCTCGTAACCGTTGATTTGCGTATTTTTGAGAAACCTTAGGTAGTTTTTTACAGCACCGACGGATAAATCAAAATGCATCGAACAAAGCGTCCTTGTTTGTTCGAGGCATTTTGATTTATCCGTCGCAGGCTTGCAACGCAAGCCGCAAGCACTTGCGTGCTGTAAAAAACCAAACAACACTACTTATAGAGTTTCCTAAGTTCAACCCGCAAATCAACTATTTCTTAAGCTCCACCCAAGATCTTCTACAAGTGCCAAGGTGCTAAATCCAGCAAGCCACACCAGCATTATGCTTGAGAGATAAGAAGAAGCGCACTCAAATACACAGTCTTCTTCTTACCGGGGAAGGCTTTTTAATTTGTTTTGAAAGTCTAAAAATGTGCTTCCTCTCATGTGCATAATCAAGAAAAATAACCTTAACTTAGGATGGTGACAGACATGAGTCAACGAATTGAAACGAAGTTAGCGCAAATTGGAAATCGAAGTGAAAATGTTACAGGTACGGTAAATCCGCCAGTCTATTTTTCGACAGCTTATCGACATGCTGGAATCGGAGAATCAACTGGCTTTGATTATATTCGAACAGGAAATCCTACAAGACTATTAGTTGAAAAGGCCATTGCCGATTTAGAACATGGTGATCGTGGATTTGCATTCAGTTCAGGGATGGCTGCTATTCAAACGATTATGGCATTATTCCAAAGTGGTGATGAACTTATCGTATCATCTGACCTCTATGGTGGAACTTATCGTTTATTTGAAAGAGAATGGAAAAAGTACGGTTTATCATTTCAATATGATGATTTCACAAACCCAGCAGAAACAGAAAAATTAATATCTGAAAAAACAAAGGCGATATTTATCGAGACACCGACAAATCCATTAATGCAGGAAGCTGATATTAAAGAGCTTGCGACGTTAGCTAAGAAACATAATTTATTAGTGATTGTTGATAACACATTTTATACACCTGTTATTCAAACACCAATCCTTGATGGAGCTGACATTGTGATCCATAGTGCAACAAAATATTTAGGTGGACACAATGATGTGCTTGCGGGTCTAGTTGTTACAAAGGGTGAGCAATTAAGCGATGAGTTTTTCCAACATCAAAATGCGATCGGCGCGGTTTTATCACCGTTTGATTCCTGGCTCTTAATGAGAGGAATGAAGACATTATCACTTCGCATGAGACAGCATGAGCAAAACGCTCAAGCCGTTTCACAATTTTTAGAAGAACATCCAGATGTTCTCGATGTTTTATATCCAGGAAAAGGTGGAATGCTGTCATTCCGTTTGCAGGATGAAACATTGGTGAATCCATTTCTAAAAAGTCTTAAGACGATTACCTTTGCGGAAAGCTTAGGTGGAATCGAAAGCTTTATTACCTATCCTGCAACCCAAACACATATGGACATTCCATTGGAAATTAGAATGGCAAATGGTGTGTGTAATAGACTACTGCGTTTCTCAGTAGGTGTAGAACATGCTGAGGATATTATCGAAGATTTAGCTCAGAGCTTTAAACAAATGAAGGGGGCTGAAGCAATTGAGCAATCATGATTGGTCGTTTCAAACAAAACTTTTGCATAATGAGTCAAAGGTAGATAGAGGTACAGGAGCAGTTAGTGTTCCAATTCACCATTCATCAACTTTCCATCAATTTGATATAGATGAATTTGGGAAATATGATTATGCGCGTTCTGGTAACCCTACAAGAGAAGCGTTGGAGCAAGCGATCGCAGAATTAGAGGGTGGAACAAAAGGCTTGGCATTTTCTTCAGGAATGGCTGCTATTTCAACAGCATTCCTGCTTCTTTCCCAAGGTGATCATGTCCTTGTGACTGAGGACGTATATGGTGGAACCTTTCGAATCATAACAGATGTTCTAACTAGATTCGGGATTGAGCACACTTTTGTTGATATGACAGATCTTCATCAAGTAGCATCAAAGATTCGTCCGAATACTAAAGTAATCTACATGGAAACACCTTCAAATCCGTTGTTGAAAGTTACAGACATTCGAGGAATTGTGAACCTTGCGAAGGCAAATAACTGTCTAACGTTTTTAGATAATACATTTTTGACACCAGAGCTACAAAGACCTTTAGAGTTAGGTGTAGATATTGTGTTACACAGTGCGACAAAGTTTTTAGCAGGTCATAGTGATGTCCTTGCAGGTCTTGCTGTTGTGAGGGATACTGAATTAGGTGATCGCCTATACAAACTGCAAAATGCATTTGGAGCAGTACTAGGTGTTCAAGATGCTTGGCTTGTGTTAAGAGGATTAAAAACATTACATGTTCGTTTGAAGCAATCCTCTGAATCAGCTCTGAAAATTGCTGAGTTTCTAAGTGAACATCCTAAGGTTGTAGAAGTCTATTATCCTGGATTAAGCTTTCATCCAGGACATGAAACTCAACGATACCAAGCAGATGGAGCAGGTGCCGTTCTTTCATTCAAGCTTGCTGATGGTGAAGCAGTGAAGACGCTTGTTCAACAAGTTAAACTGCCGGTTTTTGCAGTAAGTTTAGGTGCGGTTGAATCAATTTTATCCTACCCTGCAAAAATGTCACATGCAGCAATGCCTCCAGAGGAACGTGAAAAACGAGGAATTTCAGATGGATTACTTAGATTAAGTGTCGGCTTAGAAAATGTTAATGACCTAATTAAAGATTTTTCTGAAGCATTAGAGAAGCTACCACAAGTTAATAAGAAAGAAAGTGTTCGTTAGGACTGATCCTTTTGGGTCAGTTTCTTTTGTTGTCCAGGAAATTATAAAATTCGTTGAACTGTGGATAAGAGCACGACATCCAGCTCCAGCGCTTAGCCCCTCTAGGGTCTAGCTTATTTAGAATTGAAGGCAAAGGACGCCTTCTATTCTAAAACATCTTATTTGCCTGGGGCTGATCATGGCGCCCTGTGCTTTTGTTCATAGAGAAGATAATCTCCAAAATTATAGTCCTATTCATTTTTATTATCGAAGGGATCTCATTTATCATCCGCCGATTAAAATTCATAAAACTCGTCTTGATCAAATGATCTTTGTCTCACTGAATTTTTTGTTTGTGTTAAGTACATTTTTGCTTATTTACTATCGATTTGCATAATTTAGAAAGGCTGACTCGCCAAACTTTGTTGCTTTTAAAATAGTATTGGGTTGGTTGATTGGCACTCCAGGATGCTCGCTTTCCGTGGGGCGGGCGATGAGCCTCTTCAGCGCGAAGCGCCTGCGGGGTCTCATCTGTCCCGCTACTCCCACAGGAGTTTCGCACTTTCCGCACCAATCAACCTAATCAGTTTTGTTCAAAAACAACAATCTTTTAGAAAAGAGCCTTTAAAAAAGACTCGGAACAAGTTGTTCCGAGTCTAAATTTTTTTATACATTAATTTGTGTGGGCCGATCGGTTCGATCGTAAACACTTCACCAAATTCATGTAGACCCAATTTTTTATAATAATCACTCACTGAAATCCGCGCATTACACCACCATATTTCAACATTCTTTTCCTTTAGTAATTCTTCACCATGTAATAGGATAGAACTACCTGCTTTTAGTTTGCGGTGATCTTGTAGTGTGGCCATTCCTCTAAGGCGAAATTGAAGTTCTTCATCAAAACATGGATGCTTTTCTTTGTGAAAAGAGGCGATACTAATTAACGTCTCTCTAAAAAATGCTCCTAAGTGAAATGAGTCTTTTTGATGATCATTCTCATATTTGCAAGCTTCAATCGATTGATTTGGACGTAAAACTTTATGTCTTATTAGATATGTATCTTCTGGGTTAATTTGTCTAATTTCTAACATCTAATTCCCCCTACCTATTCTGCTAAAATTATACATAATTATTTTCATTATTAAAAATACGGAAAACTTTTGAAAGCATATAAGAAATTCTTATTGGTGCTATCTTGATGTTTTATATAAGATTTTTATTAAGAATCCATTTAGTTAATCTATTTCCTTACCACTCTATGCATGTACTGAAACTCTAAAACATATATACTTAAATAAGTAAGCTATTACTTGGAAATCGTTAGAAAAACGATTGAAATAGAAGAGTATGACTTAGGATATACAGATTTCAGAATCTTCACAATTAACAATTTTGTTGTTTTTTATGTTAATATAAACTTGTATAATTTTACACAAAATTACAGAGGGGGAAAATTTATGAAGAAAATTCGTAGTAGCTTTTTATTTGTAATGATGTTAATACTTACGATGATTATTGCTGCATGTGGGAATGCTGGTAATGAAGATGTTGCTGGTGATGAAGGTGGAAATAGCAGCGGTGAAAAGCAAAACTTAAGTCTTCTAACTGGGGGAACAGGAGGTACATATTATCCACTTGGTGGACAAATTGGAAAAATTATCTCTGATAACACAGACGCGAATATTACACCGCAAACATCAGGTGCTTCTGCTGAAAACATGGAAACTCTAAGAGCAGGAGAGGCGGAGATTGCCTTTTCACAAACTGATATCGCAGCATATGCAATTGAAGGAAAAGAGATGTTCGAAGGTGACCCAATTGACAATATTCAAGCAATCGGTTCTATTTATCCAGAAACGGTACAGCTTGTAACTACAGAGAAAAGCGGAATTAAATCTGTTGAAGACCTAAAAGGAAAATCAGTTTCAGTAGGTGCTCCTGGATCAGGAGCATATATAAATGCCATGCAAATTCTAGAAATTTATGGTTTAACCAAAGAAGATATTAAAGCACAAAATCTTTCATTTGACGAGTCTACAGATGGAATCCAATCAGGTAATATTGATGCAGCATTTGTTACTGCAGGAACACCAACTGGTGCAGTCGAAGCGTTATCCGCACAAAATGATGTTGTGATTATTCCAATAGCTGATGATAAAATCGATGCGCTAATTAAGCAATATCCACATTATTCGAAGGATAAAGTTGCTACTGGAACGTACAATATTGAGGCTGATGTTAATACTGTAGCCGTAAAAGCAATGCTCGTTGTCACAAATGACCTTAAAGAAGATCTAGTGTATGAGATGACAAAAGCTTTATATGAGAACACTGACAAAATTACTCATGCAAAAGGTGAGTTCATTACCCCTGAAACGGCACTAGAAGGTTTAGGTGATATGGAGTTGCATCCTGGTGCAGCAAAGTATTTTGAAGAAAAAGGAATTACACAATAAAAATTTATTAAGGAATCGATAGATCGCTTTTTGCGGTCTATCGATTTCAATTTTGAAATAAGATAGAATTCTATCTTGATCGGTGGGGTATTAATGAAGAAAAGGAAGACTATTGTTGTATTACTGTGTTTTCCTCTACTACTTTTCATCATTTTTCTTCTTTTTTTTCCTTATAAACAAGTAATTGCCTTCACATACGAAGATCAAGAGAAATTACTTGCGTATTTGTCGTTAGAAAAGGTGAAAACCTTTCAAATAAAGTATACACACTCCATTCATCTCTCAGATGTGCTTGAATCGTATCGTTTATCCGACAATCAAATCAACCAAACAGAGCTTGCATACGAGGACTTTGCTGTCGGGATGCCTTCTAATGCTGAAGGTGACGAGGTATTTGAGGAAATTGATGGTACATACTATATAAAAAATATGAGTCGTTCATTCCCTTTTATTGATTTGAGAATTGGACAAGTGAGAGCGAATCATCGATTAATCTATCAGAATAAGACATATTCATTATCTAATTATATTAAACCTGGAACATGGGTCAGAATATCGCAGAAAAAAATTACGATATGGCAACAATTGAAAGGAGTGAATATTAATGGCTGATAAAGAGGAAATTAAGTATTTAACAGAAGAAGAGCAACAGGAACTAATAGAAAAATATGATCCTGAAGCAGGGACAAGGAAACTAACTGGAATATTGGGTTACATCGCTTTTTTTGGACTTCTCGCTTTTTCATTATTTCAGCTATATACAGCAGTTTTTGGAGTGTTTACAGCACAAATTCAACGTACCGTCCATTTAGGCTTTGCATTATCTTTAATCTTTTTATTATTTCCAGGAAACAGAAAGAAAAGGCAAAAAGGGAAGTTTCAGATTACGTGGTATGATGGAATACTAGCTGTTTTAAGTATTGGTGTAGGTGCATATTGGCCA encodes:
- a CDS encoding methionine biosynthesis PLP-dependent protein; this translates as MSQRIETKLAQIGNRSENVTGTVNPPVYFSTAYRHAGIGESTGFDYIRTGNPTRLLVEKAIADLEHGDRGFAFSSGMAAIQTIMALFQSGDELIVSSDLYGGTYRLFEREWKKYGLSFQYDDFTNPAETEKLISEKTKAIFIETPTNPLMQEADIKELATLAKKHNLLVIVDNTFYTPVIQTPILDGADIVIHSATKYLGGHNDVLAGLVVTKGEQLSDEFFQHQNAIGAVLSPFDSWLLMRGMKTLSLRMRQHEQNAQAVSQFLEEHPDVLDVLYPGKGGMLSFRLQDETLVNPFLKSLKTITFAESLGGIESFITYPATQTHMDIPLEIRMANGVCNRLLRFSVGVEHAEDIIEDLAQSFKQMKGAEAIEQS
- the metC gene encoding cystathionine beta-lyase → MSNHDWSFQTKLLHNESKVDRGTGAVSVPIHHSSTFHQFDIDEFGKYDYARSGNPTREALEQAIAELEGGTKGLAFSSGMAAISTAFLLLSQGDHVLVTEDVYGGTFRIITDVLTRFGIEHTFVDMTDLHQVASKIRPNTKVIYMETPSNPLLKVTDIRGIVNLAKANNCLTFLDNTFLTPELQRPLELGVDIVLHSATKFLAGHSDVLAGLAVVRDTELGDRLYKLQNAFGAVLGVQDAWLVLRGLKTLHVRLKQSSESALKIAEFLSEHPKVVEVYYPGLSFHPGHETQRYQADGAGAVLSFKLADGEAVKTLVQQVKLPVFAVSLGAVESILSYPAKMSHAAMPPEEREKRGISDGLLRLSVGLENVNDLIKDFSEALEKLPQVNKKESVR
- a CDS encoding GNAT family N-acetyltransferase, which encodes MLEIRQINPEDTYLIRHKVLRPNQSIEACKYENDHQKDSFHLGAFFRETLISIASFHKEKHPCFDEELQFRLRGMATLQDHRKLKAGSSILLHGEELLKEKNVEIWWCNARISVSDYYKKLGLHEFGEVFTIEPIGPHKLMYKKI
- a CDS encoding TAXI family TRAP transporter solute-binding subunit, yielding MKKIRSSFLFVMMLILTMIIAACGNAGNEDVAGDEGGNSSGEKQNLSLLTGGTGGTYYPLGGQIGKIISDNTDANITPQTSGASAENMETLRAGEAEIAFSQTDIAAYAIEGKEMFEGDPIDNIQAIGSIYPETVQLVTTEKSGIKSVEDLKGKSVSVGAPGSGAYINAMQILEIYGLTKEDIKAQNLSFDESTDGIQSGNIDAAFVTAGTPTGAVEALSAQNDVVIIPIADDKIDALIKQYPHYSKDKVATGTYNIEADVNTVAVKAMLVVTNDLKEDLVYEMTKALYENTDKITHAKGEFITPETALEGLGDMELHPGAAKYFEEKGITQ
- a CDS encoding DUF1850 domain-containing protein produces the protein MKKRKTIVVLLCFPLLLFIIFLLFFPYKQVIAFTYEDQEKLLAYLSLEKVKTFQIKYTHSIHLSDVLESYRLSDNQINQTELAYEDFAVGMPSNAEGDEVFEEIDGTYYIKNMSRSFPFIDLRIGQVRANHRLIYQNKTYSLSNYIKPGTWVRISQKKITIWQQLKGVNING